The following are encoded in a window of Verrucomicrobiota bacterium genomic DNA:
- a CDS encoding PadR family transcriptional regulator — MQRRRPHSPQTAAVLLALAQDADGWRHGYDLCQELDLKPGTLYPILIRLADRGLLETAWKTDAPPGRPPRHMYRLTGEGCKVAAELAREHRTHRTKRAGLRPQPEGT, encoded by the coding sequence ATGCAACGTCGCCGGCCGCACTCGCCTCAGACCGCTGCTGTCTTGCTCGCCCTGGCTCAAGACGCCGATGGATGGCGTCATGGCTATGACCTCTGCCAGGAACTCGACCTCAAGCCGGGCACACTGTATCCGATCTTGATCCGACTCGCCGATCGAGGGCTTCTGGAGACAGCATGGAAAACCGACGCGCCACCCGGTCGACCGCCCCGCCACATGTATCGACTCACGGGAGAGGGGTGCAAGGTGGCTGCTGAGCTGGCGCGCGAGCACCGAACCCATCGAACGAAGCGCGCCGGGCTGCGGCCTCAACCCGAAGGAACCTGA